In Eublepharis macularius isolate TG4126 chromosome 4, MPM_Emac_v1.0, whole genome shotgun sequence, the following are encoded in one genomic region:
- the NFKBIL1 gene encoding NF-kappa-B inhibitor-like protein 1, with protein sequence MPIPMASGYQRRLWRYIDAGHRRKLRRLLRRHRQALNLSETVGHKNRTPLHRSCARQDHRTAILLMKYGADPFLLDQRGDTALHVAARQAARKGGTVYEDLFVPLRNQCPSAMSIRNRDGKTPGDLLGQTEDKWCPQEMFEDGEMDLEAEREWNRKLLGECEDEYQETWWRYEEDFYTTSPDPETYEAWADRIAHEYSQKRRQTEDRHRQKPKNEPQKPVLKLRPLLEEEHLLYEKRARAKEEELKAAKRARYEEGCSQVFTTDSSHLLRYADVPWPCPTGTAEEMAAVALHGTDPSDKAAYRRFLRRQQALWHPDKFLQRCGTRLAEQDRHRILDTVTALSQAFNRLAEAAR encoded by the exons ATGCCTATCCCCATGGCATCAGGGTATCAGCGTCGCTTGTGGCGCTACATAGATGCAGGTCACCGTCGCAAGCTGCGCAGGCTCCTGCGACGACACAGGCAAGCACTGAACCTGAGTGAGACTGTGGGGCACAAAAATCGCACCCCCCTGCATCGATCCTGTGCCCGACAGGACCACAGAACTGCCATCCTCTTGATGAAGTATGGAGCGGATCCTTTCCTTCTGGATCAGCGTGGAGACACAGCTCTACATGTGGCTGCCCGGCAAGCTGCACGCAAGGGAGGCACTG TGTATGAAGACCTGTTTGTTCCTTTGCGAAATCAGTGCCCCTCTGCCATGAGCATCAGAAACAGAGATGGAAAGACACCAGGGGACCTTTTGGGACAGACAGAAGACAAATGG TGCCCTCAGGAGATGTTTGAGGATGGTGAGATGGACCTTGAGGCGGAGAGAGAGTGGAACCGCAAACTCCTCGGTGAATGTGAAGACGAATATCAGGAGACCTGGTGGCGGTATGAAG AGGATTTTTATACTACCAGTCCAGACCCGGAGACCTACGAAGCTTGGGCTGATCGCATAGCTCATGAATATAGCCAGAAACGCAGGCAAACGGAGGACCGTCACCGGCAAAAGCCTAAAAATGAACCCCAAAAGCCCGTCCTGAAGTTGCGGCCTCTCTTAGAAGAGGAGCATCTGCTCTATGAGAAACGTGCCCGAGCCAAAGAAGAAGAACTGAAGGCCGCTAAAAGAGCGCGTTACGAGGAGGGCTGTAGCCAGGTCTTCACCACTGACAGTTCTCATCTTCTGAGATATGCAGACGTTCCCTGGCCATGCCCAACTGGGACTGCTGAGGAAATGGCTGCGGTGGCACTCCATGGTACAGATCCCTCAGACAAAGCAGCCTACCGGCGCTTCCTCCGGCGCCAACAAGCGCTGTGGCATCCGGACAAGTTTCTTCAGCGCTGCGGCACACGCTTAGCTGAGCAGGATCGCCACCGGATCCTGGACACCGTCACTGCATTATCCCAGGCTTTCAACCGGCTAGCTGAGGCAGCCAGGTGA